DNA sequence from the Candidatus Peregrinibacteria bacterium genome:
GGAAGTAGGAATAAGGAAGTAGGAATAAGGAAGTAGGAAATACGAAAAACTGAGAGCGAAGAGTTAATAGCGAAGAGCGAAGAACGAAAAGCAAATAATTTTTAGCTCTTAGCTTTTAGCTCTTAACTATTTTGTGCGGATCACGCCTCCTGGCCTGACTGAGCAATGGTCAAAATTAATTCATAACTCAAAATTACTTTGGTTCAATTCGCTTGAACCCGGTAAACTTCCAAAGACATTCCGGAATATCGACCGATCCGTTTTTCTTCTGGAAATTTTCCAGAATTGCAATGAGCGGGCGTGAAGAAACCGCAGTTCCGTTCAGTGTGTGAACGTAATCGGTAGTTCCGTCTTTTTTGCGATAGCGTATATTCAGTCTTCTGCTCTGAAAATCAGTGCAAATAGAGGTTGAAGTGACTTCTCGATATTTGTTTTGTCCCGGGAGCCACGCTTCCAAATCGTATTTTTTTGCCGCAGAATTTCCGAGATCTCCCGTACAAATATTGACCACTTGGTAGGGGATTTTGAGTTCTTTCATGAGTGCTTCTTCGACTTCCCGAATGAGTTCGTGCATCTTAGCACTGTCTTCTGGTTTGCAGAGAATCACCATTTCGATTTTTTCAAACTGATGGACTCTGAGTATTCCCTTCATATCTTTCCCATAAGATCCCGCTTCTCTGCGAAAACACGGAGAATATCCGGCAAATTTTATGGGAAGCATGTCTTCTTCCAAAATTTCATCGGCATGAAAACTTGTGAGCGGAACTTCTGATGTCGCGATGAGATAGAGATCATCTTCGCCGGGATTCACGACATAATTCTCATCTTTTGAAAGATACCCGGTTCCATAAATGGCTTCTTTTCGGGTCACAAATGGCGGAATCATTGGAGAAAATCCGAGTTCTGCAATTCTCAAGAAAGCCCAGTTCATGAGCGCCATTTGGAGAATGGCGAGCTCATTTCGCAAAAAGAAAAATCGTGATCCAGCGACTTTTGCTCCGCGATCTAAATCAAGAATTCTGAGTTTTTCTCCGAGTTCTGAGTGTTCAAGTGGCGTAAAATCAAACTTTCGTGGAGATCCTTCTTTTCTGAGAACTTGATTCTCTTCTTCACTCTTTCCATCTGGCGCACTGTCTTCCGGAGGATTTGGAAGCGCCTCAAGCGCATGTTTGAGGTCTTCTCCCACTTTTTCTTGTTCCATCTCCGCTTCTTTTTTTTCCTCAGAAAGTTTTTTCATATTTGCCAAGACTTTTTCCTTTTCTGCTCCGGAAAGCTTTGGCATTTCTTTCGAAACTTTATTCTGTTCACTTTTTGCCTGTTCTACTTTTTTAAGAAGCGATCTATATTTTTCATCAAGTTCCAAAACTGCGGCGACAGCATGAGCAGAAACGCCTTTTCGAGCGAGCTTTCTTTGGTATTCTTTTGGATTTTCACGAATGGCTTTGATGTCGAGCATGGAAAAAATGGAAAAGTTGCTGGGATTGTAAAAGAAATTTTTATGAAGGGCAATATCCTCGTTTGTAGACTGAATGCTGAGAAATATGATAAAAAAGTGCAAATTTTGTGTTCAAAACTCTTGACAGAACACGCATACTCGAAGTACGTTTTAGCATCAACCACCACACGCATGCATGGATGAAAAAAATATTACAAATCATTGACACGTCGACGAATCGTTGACATAATCATAGAGAATTAAAAATGGCTCACACGAAAAAAAATAAAAATAAAAATCTTACGCATTCATTTTTTTATTCGGATTTTTATTTTTATTCTTATGAAATCTACACATCACCATTTTTTTTCTCGTAAATTCCTGGGCATCTTCGGAAGCGTGATGCTTCTTTTCGCTGGCATGCAGATGATGTTTTCGGTGTCGAGAGCTGAAGCCGTTCAAATAATCCCTCAGTGTAATGGGAAAGATGCTACCTTATATGTAAATGCGGGAGTAATTGTACACCCCGGAAAACCTGACAATGGAGATGCTTATGCAGGAACTTTGACGGGGGACAATAGTGATGATGTCATCGTGGGGACAGACGGCAATGATGTCATTAATGCAGGGAATGGGAAAAATACGGTTTGTGCTCAGGGAGGAAATGACACTATAACTTCGGGGCAAAAAGATGATTGGGTCGATGCTGGAGATGGAAATGATCGAGTAGATACTGGAAATGGAAATAACACTGTAAACGGTGGCGATGGAAACGATATTATTACCGCTAAGGAGCATGGTGACTCTGTAAATGGAGGTGCGGGATTTGATTTTTGTAAGGTAGATAATGGAAATAATGATGTCACTGGGTGTGAAGCCGATGATGATAAGGGAATTATCATCGTAAAAGATGCACAACCTGATGACGCACAGGATTTTCATTTTACTGGTGAGCTCGGAAATTTTGATCTTGATGATGATGCAGATGGGGCATTATTAAATTACAAAGCTTTTTCTCCTCACTCCGGAACTTTGACTGTTCAAGAAAGCGATATTCCAAGCGGATGGGCACTAGATCATATTTCCTGTAATGATCCTGATCATGGAACTTCTCAAAATGGAAACTCAGTGGATATTGATTTGAATAATAACGAAGCAATTGTTTGTACTTTTACAAATACTCAGGTCGGGAAGCTTACCATCACAAAAGCAATAGGAGATGGAGCAAATGCCGATGGGAAAGAGTTTAAATTCATCGGAAATCCTGATGCAAATCCGAATATTGGAGAATTTTCACTCTATGTTGATAGTGATCCTGAGACCCCATATTTTAAAATGTTTAGCTCAATACCTGTTGGATCATACAAAATGAAAGAACTGGTTCCTTCAGAATGGATGCTTTCGGGAGTTTCTTGTGATGGGACATCAAAAACGCCAGATGAGGATTCATACTATACTTTTGATGTGATGAAAGGTGCCGATATGAACTGTACATTTACCAATAAAAAGGATACAGACGGCGACGGAATTCCTGACGATGAAGATGACACTCCCAACGGAGTCGGAGACATTACTATTCAAAAAGTTACTGATGAAGAAACTTCAAATATCTTCACTTTTTTTGGAGGTAGTCTTGATAACGATACTTTTTCACTACATGCTAATGGTCAAAAAGTATTCCCAGACATGCCCGCTGGATCGTATTCCGTGCAAGAATTTGATACTCCGAGATGGCTTCTTTCAAGTGTTGTATGTAATGACGAACAGCAATCCCCAGATGAAAACAACATGATCATTGTAGATCTCGAGAATCATGAACAAATTGTCTGCACCTTTTATAATAAGAAGGATACAGATGACGACGGCACACCAGATGATGAAGATGATACTCCGTTTGGAGAAGGAAATATCACCATTGTAAAATCTGCAACTCCAGAAGATGGACGAAATTTTGACTTTCAGAGTGATTCGTTAGCCAGTTTTACTCTTAACGATGACGGTGATGGTCCACTCGTAGACACAAAATTGTTTTCAAAAGGTGTGGGAATACATTTTGTTACAGAGGAATCACTCGATGGATGGATTTTGACCGACATCGTATGTGTTACTGACGATCAGTCTGACACAACTGAAAGACATATTGCTGAGAGATATGTTTCGATTGATCTCGATAAAGATGAAAATATTAGCTGTACATTCACGAACAAGAAGGATACAGATAATGACGGTGTGCCAGATATTGATCCAGCGCATCCAGAACTTGGCGGAGATAATTGTCCAAATGATAAGAATTCAGGACAAGAAGATGCCGATGGTGATGGAAAAGGCGATGTTTGTGATTCAACCCCGAATGGCATTGGGAAAATTACGATTCAAAAAACTGTGAGCCCAAATGAAGAAGGTACATTTGGATTTACAGCAGACAGCAATACTGAAGGTAACCCTGATCTCGAAGACTTTAATTTAGTTGTTAATGCTAACAACCAATACTTGGGTGAAAAAATATTCGATTTAGCACCTGTTGGCTCGTATACGATAACAGAAGCTGCTACTCAGGGATGGATGCTTTTTGGTATTTCTTGTGATGGAACAACACAAGATGTCGGACCTCTAACTATTGATCTTAAAATGGATGATGAAATTACCTGCACATTTGTAAATAAGAAAGATACAGATAATGATGGAATCCCTGATGATGTAGATCCAACTCCAAATGGAGTTGGCACAATTACGATTCAAAAAGACATAACAGAAATGACGACTGATCAGTTTAGGTTTTCAGTAGTAGATCATGATTCTATGCCTTATGGTGATCCATTTACGCTAGATGTTAACGCTGGTACTTCTGAGATTCCAGAGAAAGAAACATTACTATCTGTACCCGTTGGGTCATATACAGTGACCGAATCTGAAACCGTAGGGTGGAAAATTTTCGGCGTTTCTTGTGATAATGAACAAAAAAATCTCACTGGGAATTCTTCATTCACTGTTGATCTGGTTGCGAATCTTCAGGATATTACGTGTATAGTTACAAATGAACCTATAGATACTGATCAAGACGAAATACCGGATATCCGTGATAATTGTCCATTAGATCCAAATACAAATCAGCAAAATACGGATGCTAATTTTGAAAATGGTGATTCTCTTGGAGATGCATGCGATCCAGATGATGATGGAGATGGGATTTTTGATCTTCCAAATGGAGAAGAGCAGCCAAATCCAGATAACTGCCAATATGTTCCAAATCAAGATCAAACCGATACCGATGGCGATGGAATTGGGGATGCATGTGAGAATGATACTGATGGTGATGGAATACTGAATGAGACTGATAACTGTCCACTTGTTGCAAATCCCGGTCAGGAAAATGGCTATGGAACCTCTGCGGGAGATGCTTGTGAAGACACCGATGTAGATACTATTCTTGACGCAAGAGATAATTGTCCCTTAGATCCAAATACAAATCAACAAAATACCGATGCTAATTTTGAGAATGGTGATTCTCTTGGAGATGCATGTGATCTGGATGACGATGGAGATGGTTTTCCTGACGTAGCAAATGATCAAAAACCAGCTGATAACTGTCAATTTGTTCCAAATCAAGATCAAACCGATACCGATGGCGATGGGGCAGGAAACGCGTGTGATTTAACTCCGAATGGAGCAACAAAAATTACAATCCAAAAAGCGGTATCTCAGGCAACGACCGACCAGTTTACATTTTCAATAGTTCACGATTCTGTACCTTATGTTGATCCGTTCGCCTTAGATGTTAATACTGACACGGAAACTATTCCGGAGGTAAAAACATTTGAATCAGTTCCTGCTGGGTCATATACAATAACAGAAAGTGCCACTCAGGGATGGACGGTTGATCATACTACTTGCATAAAGAATAATGACGCTGAACATCCAATAAACGGAACGAATCCAATGACCATTAGTCTTGTTTTGGAAGACGATATTACTTGTACATTTACCAATGCTCCGGTAGTGGTTCCTCCTGAAGTTGGAACAATTACTATCAAAAAAGAATTAACAAAAGGAGCTACGAATAGTGACTTTAAATTTTCAGGAGATCTCGGCACTTTTTCTTTGGACCTCAATGTAAACGATCAGGCGAATGAAGATCAAAAAACGTTTGAATCAAAAGCCGTTGGATCATATACAGTGAAAGAAGAAAATCAAACTCCTGGATGGAAATTCTCGAACATTTCTTGTATTGATGATCATGATGAAACTCCAGACGTAGTTGTGAACAATGAAACTCGTTCGGTTGCGATGACTCTTTCTGATGGGCATCACATGACTTGTACATTTAAAAATGAGCCTGTAGAAGTTCCACCTGAGAATGGTCCACCACCAGGAGGTTCACCACAAGTTCCACCACCAAGCAGTGGAGGAGGAATGGTTATTTGCCCAATTCCATCACTCGAACCGGTATATTTTGACATTTATCCGGTAAAAGGAGCTGAGCTCAAAAATCTTTCAGAAATTTCCTATAGCGTAACCACAGGAAGTCCTTCTACATTTTCCATTTCCGTAAACGGTGCCCTCCAAAATATCACTACTACAAAACTCCCAAATGGTGGATATCACATCAGTGCTGATGTTTCTTCACTTGCTCTCAACGGAAATGTTCAAATAGTTCTTACTGCTGGTGGAACAGTATTAACTGGAAGTGGTACGAGTTTGCAGACAAAAGAAATTTGTCCAAAGGATGCGTTTTACACGGTTCTTATTTCTCCGACATTACAGGAAGAAAAAAATACTCAGCCGGGAGGAGAAGAATTATTCAATACAACTGAACCGGGAAGACTCTTTTCTGAAGAGGAACTCAAGAAAACGCTCACGAGAGGATATGCTGCGTCAGTAATTCTCGATCTTCTTGGAAAAAGCGCTGCGGATGTCGTTCCAAAAAGATGTTATCCAGATGTATCATTAAACCATCCATTTGTTCGTGAAATTTGTCTTGCAAAAGAGTTAGGGCTTATGCAGGGATATGGGAATGGATTATTCCGTCCAGATCAACAAATGACAAAAGCAGAGGCAATAAAGACCATATACAAGGCTATCGGAAGGAGATATTCTCCAGAAAGTCCACACAAATGTGCGGATTTGGTACCAGGAGCCTGGTATATCCTTCCTATGAGAGAAAGTGTTAAGGATGGTGTCCTAGAAGTGGATTCTGATAATATGTGCAAACCTGGTGAAAAGATTACCCTTGCCATATTTGAAAACATGATCAAGGTATTCTCTCAGTATTTTTAATACGTAAACATTGAATGCACTAAAAAGCAGCTTCTTGAGAAATTCAGGAAGCTGCTTTTTCAAAATGAGCAGCAAGCTCTTCACTTTTTTGCAGAAATAATGTATAATTGTGGGATACAAAAAAATGCTCTCTATGAAAACACATACACACATTCTCAAATATCTTCTCTATTCCGGCTCAGCGCTTCTGTTGGGATTTTTTTTCCTCTCCTTTTTTTCCTCGTCTTTTATTTGGGAAGAAACTGCACGTCAAATTTTCACTGAAAATGAAAAGCGCGATCTTGCCAAGCTCAATGAAGAATTTGGAATTTCTCGTGCCATTTCTCTTTCACGAAATGAACTCGTAGGAAGAACGGAAACTCTCACGATGACAGCGAATGTACTTCAGGACGAACGACTTCTTCTCGAAAAACCCCGTTCGGAATTTTTAGTGGAAACCGCTTCAGGAGAAGTTCTTCTCCTCGAGTCTCAAAGAGAACTCGATATGAAAAAAGTTGTTGATGCATATCAAGAACTTTCGAGTGTCTCTCATGTTGAAACGAATTTCCGCGGCAAAATTTTTCAAGAAGAAGGAAGTACCGAAAATATTGCATCCTTTTTGTTTTCTAGTAAAAAATCTGATGAAATTTCTCTTCGGAACATCGTCGTAGCAGTTCTCGATAGTGGGATAGACGAGTATCACGTCGCACTGAAAGGTGCTTTGTGGAACAATCCCCAAGAATACAAAGGACTTAAGGGAAGAGATGATGATGGCAATGGCTATGAGGATGATCTCCATGGATGGAATTTTTTCAAAAATAATGGAGATTTGAGAGATTCTCTTGGGCACGGAACTCATGTATCTGGCATCATTGCTGCACAAAAAACGGGATATACTTCTATGAAAGGAGTGTATCCAGAAGGAGCAAAAATTATGATGCTCAAAATAACAGATCCTTTTGGAAGCATGCGTCTTTCAGATGTTATTGCCGCCGTAGAATATGCGAAAGAAGAAAAAGCCGATATTATCAACATGAGTTTCGGATTTTCTGAGAGATCGGAAATCTTCGACGATATTCTGAGGAGGGTAAAAGAAGAGGGAATTCTCCTCGTTGCGGCTGCGGGAAATAGCGGAAGCCAAAATGAAGAATATCCAGCGGGATATGAGGAAACTTTTGGAGTTGGTGCTGCGGACTTTGCTGGTGGGAAAACAGATTCATCAAATTATGGAAGCTGGGTGGATGTCTATGTTCCGGGAAAACTCTTGAGTACTCTTCCGAATAATGAATACGGAACAAAAAGCGGAACATCCCAGTCATCTGCGCTTGTTTCCGGAATCGCCGCGTCCATTCTGGGGAAGAATTTACATGATATTTCTCCGGACAATCTCCAAAAATCGGTAATTGATTTTGGAGAACAATTCGATCTTCCCCCTGAACTTCGTCCGCTCAAAAAGTTTGCATATACGCAGAATTGGATTCGTGAATCTGCTGATCTTCTCCAACAGGGAAAATCACTTTCTGAGCAAGATGAAGTTGCTCTCGGTCTCCAAACGAATATTACGAGGCAAGATATGGATTCATTTCTGGTGGAATTTTTTCAGGGAAGAAATGAAACACTTTTGATGCTTTCTCAAAACTCAGAGAGTACCAAAACTCCGATGGAAATTTCTCCAAATATTTTTGTGAATACCCTAACGGGGAATCTTTTATCTGAAGATACTGAGTTAAACGGAGCAGATCAAAAACTTCTCACCTATCATCAGGCACAATTTCTTCTGCAAAAAATGAGAAGCAAACTTCCAGAATCAGAGCAAAAACCTCTTCCATTCATTTCGAATCGAAAAGGAAATATTTCACGAAAAGAATTTTTGGAACTTTTTGAGAAAATGTTTCTGTGATATTCACTCAAAAAGAAGGTTAGTCTTCTTCTTCTTCTTCTTCTTGTTTTTTAAAAAGCCGAAGGAGTGTTTTGTCGATGGCTCGAGAAGCGATGAGCATCGCGGTATAAACAGCAACTGAAAGTGGAATAATAATTCCCAGCGATGTTTTTCCGACAGATGATCCCCAGTATTTCCAAGAGAAATACGCGAAAAAACCCATAACAAACGAAGCGAAAATCGTTCCAAGAATCTGCCGAAAATGTACACGAAATGAAGCATGTCGAAAGACAAAATACGTTCCCCATACGAGAATAAATACTTCAGAGATCAGCGATGTTACCGACGCGCCGATATATCCATATTTCGGAATGGCGTAAATATTCAGCAGAAAATTAAAAAGCAGCGCTCCAAAATTAATCCACAAAATCTTTTTTTGTTCTCCAAGTGCGATGAGAACAAAATTGAAAAATGTGGTAAAAAATATAAAGAGCAGCAAAGGACTCAGAATTTGAAGAGCGTTTTCACTTCCAAAGTTTTCTGGTGTCACAAGCTCTACAATTGGCTTTGCCAAAACATAAAGTCCAACGCTCGCAGGGACAGAGATGAGTAAGAGGAAGAAAAAACAAAGGGATAATCTGCCCTGAAGTTGTTTTTCATTTTTTTCATGAGCTGAATGCGAAAGTGAAGGAAGTACTGAATTCATGAAATATATTGGAACGAGAACAATCACTTCAACAATTCGCACCGCAACGGCATAAATTCCGGTTTGGATATCTCCGCAAAATTGTGCTGAACATATCCCCGCATCATCTGAATGGGGAAGAATAATTCCCATCATCGTAATGTCGAGACGGAAATAAATTGTATTCAGAAATATCGCAATCCCAAATGGGATCGCCATATCAAAGAGTTCTCTGATGAGCTTTATGTTTTTGTTCGGCCTTAACGACACGTATTTTCTCGCGTATAATATCGTTACAATAAGCGTTACAGCGCTTCCGAGAACCCCCGTCCAAATAATTTGATAAAAACTTTCTTCTGTTGGTTCTGGAACAAAGAAGAAAATAATCGCGAGAGTAAGAGCAAATGTTACTATTTTTCCGATGACGAGAGCAAACGATTGGTACTTCATCTTGAGGTGAATGAGGAAAATAGTCGAAATCGTTCCACTCAGAATAAATATTCCCGTGCCGATTCCAGCAATAAAAACGCCATACGGAATTTCCGTGCCCTGATATGCCGGAATCAAATAGGCAATGACAGAAGCGACCGCAAGAGCGAAAAGAAGAGAGACAATTCGAAGCGTAAGCGCGGAAGAAAAAATTTCCTGCACCTCATCTGTTTTTTTTGCCATTTCTCTCACCGCAATTGTAAAAATTCCGAGATCCGCGAGGGATGCGAATATCGCGATGTACTCAAAAATAGTGACATACGTTCCATATTTTGCTTGTCCAACTGCTACATTTCCATGAGCCCAATAATGTATTAAAAAGCCGATACTAATAAAAGCAAAAATTGCGTTAATAACGCGACCCATAATTTGCCAAAAAGTATTGCTGAGGATTTTGCGAGTAAGACTCATGGGGGAAGTAGGAAGTAGGAATTAGGAAGTAGGAAGTAGGAATATGTTAGTCTTATTTATCATGATCCAATCCTTCTTATTTCCAGGAAAGTGTGCGGGAAAAGGGGAATTTTTTCAAATACAATAAATACAAGATGGAAAAAATCTGAGGGTTTGCTAGAGTATACTCAAGCTTTTTCATTGTTCTCCACTTTTCATAATCATCAATAATAATGGGTCAGTTTTTTACTCTTCCCCCCAGACAGCTTTCGATTTTTCTCGAAAAAGTTCTTGCGAAAGGGCACAGGGTTATTGCCCCTCAAAAAAAAGGTCTCGTTCGATTTGAAGAATTGCATAATGCAAAAAATCTTTATCTGAAAGAGAACTCCTATTTTCCACTCAAAGAATATTTTTTTGGAAAACACGAAACTATTTTCGAATACAATAATGCAAAGATTCGTATTCCTAAAATCAAAACGCAACAAAAAATATTTTTTGGGATTCGTAGATGTGATTTGAATGCCATAGCCCATCAAGATCTCGTATTTCTGAGCGGGAAACATCCCGATCCCTATTACACTGCACGAAGAAAGGGGAGTGTTTTTATCGGATACCATTGCAACACGCCTCCGAGTAAATATTGTTTTTGTGGCTCGCTCGATCTGGAAGACTTTTACGATATTATGATTTGGAGAAAAAAAGAGTATTTTCTCCTTCACGTTCAAACAAAAGCTGGAGAGAAGTTTCTGAAACCATTCCTTTCTCTGTTCAAAAAGAAAAAATATTCACTTACTCAAAAAGACCAAAAAATTCCGGGAACGAATCTCCTCAAGAAAAAAAATATTCGTAAACTGTATGGGAGTCGTGATTGGGAAAAAGGAGCGGCAATGTGTTTAAGTTGTAGCGCGTGTACTACGCTCTGTCCCACGTGTTATTGTCACGAACTCTCGGATATTCCTGATCTTAAAAAATCGGGGACTGGAAAACGAGTTCGGTGTTGGTCTTCTTGCCAGCTGAAGTCATTCACGCGTGTTGCGGGGAATCATATTTTTCGAGAAAAACGCGTACAGAGGTTCAAACATCGAATTTATCATCAGCTCGAGTATTTCAAAGAAAAAAATGGGAAGAATCTCTGTGTTGGATGCGGACGATGCATTTCCGGATGTCCGACGAGAATTGATTTTATTTCTCTTATTAATAGTATGGAGCCATCGAAAAAGAAAATAAGTCAAAAGATGCAGAAAAAGATTCATAAGAGGTTTCCGGTTTCTGCGTACACGAAGGAGAATTTTTAATCCAAATTTCTTCATCACAAAAATCTCCACCAAATGTCACAAAAAAACGCCCTCATCCCTCGGCCCGTAAAAGTTCTCGATGTCTATCATGAATCGCCCGATACGATTACGATCACGCTTGATATGCAAGTGGATCATGAACCGGGACAATTTATTCAGGTGAGTCTCTTTGGAATTGGAGAGGCTCCAATTTCCATTAGTTCATACTCCAACAAATTTTTAAAAATTAGCGTTCGTGCCATCGGAAACGTCACCAATGAACTTGCGAAAGTGCAAAAAGGAGATATTCTGCACGTTCGTGGTCCATATGGAAATGGATATCCGCTGAAGGAATATTTTGGAAAGAGTATAGTTTTAATTGGTGGGGGATGTGGAGTTGCGCCACTTAAAGGGGCAATTGACTACATTGAAGCGCATCGAGAAAAATTCCATGATATCTATCTTTTTCTTGGGTTTCGCGGACCTGCTGATATTCTTTTTAAACGGGAACTCGTCGAATGGAGAAAAAAGTATCACATTGAAACGACAGTGGAGGAAGTTCCGCAGGGAACTTGTTATACCGGACAAAGCGGATACATCACCAAAGCACTCAGTGCATTTTCCATTTGCGGTCCAGACCGCTTTGTTGTTTTTATGTGTGGTCCTCCACCAATGATGAACGCATCTGTAAAAATTCTTCGTGAAAAAAAAGTTCCTTTTTCACGAATGTTTGTGAGTACTGAACGACTCATGTACTGTGCAATCGGGCAATGTTGCCACTGTATGGTTCGAGATAAATTTATCTGTACTGATGGACCGGTGTTTTGCTATGAAGATATCAGGAGAATTAAATCCGACTGAAGTAATTTTTAATTTTGTCCCGCATTGCGGGATTAAATTTCTAAATAATTTCTAAATTCTAATTTTTAAAATTTGTTATTGATAATACTCAGATATTTCTCATTTAGAAATTAAACATTAAAATTTATTTAAAAATTCGAAATTCGAAATTTAAAATTTTTCCCCCTCTTCTCCAAACGCATGGAAAAAACGAAGCTTAAAGTCGGCATCTTCTCTATCACCGGCTGTGCAGGATGTCAGCTCAGCGTGATTTTTAACGAAGATGAACTCTTGCCGCTCTTAAGTCTCATCGATCTCCATGCGTTTCCATTTATCAAAAAAGTAAATGCGGAAGAAAATTTTGACTACGTGCTTATGGAAGGCTTAGTGGCAACGAAGGAAGATCTTCAAAAGCTCAAAAAAATTCGAAAAAATACAAAAAATCTCATTGCCCTTGGAGCATGTGCGCATACAGGATGCATTCCCGCATATCGAAATTTCACACTAAAAAACAGATTTAACACTGTATATAACCACACATTGGAAAATATCAGAGGAAACCTCAAAAGCATTTCTCCATCGCCAATAGACGCTCATGTAAAGGTCGATTACACCATTCCCGGATGTCCGCCGGATAAAAATGAAATTCTTTCTACGCTTTACAAAATTGCGAATGGTCTTACTCCTCGTCCGTATTCCGAACCGGTTTGCGTTGAATGTCGAAGAAATGGGAATCCGTGTTTACTCGAATTTGATAAACCATGTCTTGGACCAATAACTCGCGGTGGGTGCAATTCGGTCTGCACGAATTCCGGATTTGAATGTTGGGGGTGTCGAGGACACACTGATGACGCGAATGAAAAAGTTTTGATCGAATATTTTCGAAAAAAAGGATACTCGAGGAAGTGGATTGATGAGAGGATGAAGACGTTTGTGGGGATGAAAATGGGAAAATTTTAAATTTTGAAATTCCAAATTTCTAAATAATTTCTAAATCGTAATTTTTAAACAACGAAAAAGAAAATTCATGCTGAACAATATGAAATTTTGAAATTAAAAATTAGAAATTAAGATTTATTTAGAAATTTAAAATTTTAAAATTAAAAATTTCTCAACATCGTCTAAAATTTATGACACAGACAATTTCTCTCAACCACATCACCAAAATCGAAGGTCATGCTTCGCTCCGTATTGTCGTAGAGAAGGGGAAAGTAAAAAAATGTAACCTTTCTTCCGTAGAAGGTGCGCGATATTTTGAAGAACTTCTGATCGGAAGAGATTATACCGAAGCATTTGAACTCACTTCTCGAATTTGTGGAATTTGCAGTTCTGCTCATGTGATTTGTTCTATCACTGCTGTGGAAAATGCGCTTGGAATGAAAGCATCTGAACAAACCCTCAGACTTCGCGAACTCTTAACACTCGGCGAAAGGATTCGCAGTCATGCGACGCATCTTTATTTTCTCGCACTTCCAGACTATCTCGGATATGAGTCCGCAATGGCAATGATTCC
Encoded proteins:
- the serS gene encoding serine--tRNA ligase, which gives rise to MLDIKAIRENPKEYQRKLARKGVSAHAVAAVLELDEKYRSLLKKVEQAKSEQNKVSKEMPKLSGAEKEKVLANMKKLSEEKKEAEMEQEKVGEDLKHALEALPNPPEDSAPDGKSEEENQVLRKEGSPRKFDFTPLEHSELGEKLRILDLDRGAKVAGSRFFFLRNELAILQMALMNWAFLRIAELGFSPMIPPFVTRKEAIYGTGYLSKDENYVVNPGEDDLYLIATSEVPLTSFHADEILEEDMLPIKFAGYSPCFRREAGSYGKDMKGILRVHQFEKIEMVILCKPEDSAKMHELIREVEEALMKELKIPYQVVNICTGDLGNSAAKKYDLEAWLPGQNKYREVTSTSICTDFQSRRLNIRYRKKDGTTDYVHTLNGTAVSSRPLIAILENFQKKNGSVDIPECLWKFTGFKRIEPK
- a CDS encoding thrombospondin type 3 repeat-containing protein, translating into MKSTHHHFFSRKFLGIFGSVMLLFAGMQMMFSVSRAEAVQIIPQCNGKDATLYVNAGVIVHPGKPDNGDAYAGTLTGDNSDDVIVGTDGNDVINAGNGKNTVCAQGGNDTITSGQKDDWVDAGDGNDRVDTGNGNNTVNGGDGNDIITAKEHGDSVNGGAGFDFCKVDNGNNDVTGCEADDDKGIIIVKDAQPDDAQDFHFTGELGNFDLDDDADGALLNYKAFSPHSGTLTVQESDIPSGWALDHISCNDPDHGTSQNGNSVDIDLNNNEAIVCTFTNTQVGKLTITKAIGDGANADGKEFKFIGNPDANPNIGEFSLYVDSDPETPYFKMFSSIPVGSYKMKELVPSEWMLSGVSCDGTSKTPDEDSYYTFDVMKGADMNCTFTNKKDTDGDGIPDDEDDTPNGVGDITIQKVTDEETSNIFTFFGGSLDNDTFSLHANGQKVFPDMPAGSYSVQEFDTPRWLLSSVVCNDEQQSPDENNMIIVDLENHEQIVCTFYNKKDTDDDGTPDDEDDTPFGEGNITIVKSATPEDGRNFDFQSDSLASFTLNDDGDGPLVDTKLFSKGVGIHFVTEESLDGWILTDIVCVTDDQSDTTERHIAERYVSIDLDKDENISCTFTNKKDTDNDGVPDIDPAHPELGGDNCPNDKNSGQEDADGDGKGDVCDSTPNGIGKITIQKTVSPNEEGTFGFTADSNTEGNPDLEDFNLVVNANNQYLGEKIFDLAPVGSYTITEAATQGWMLFGISCDGTTQDVGPLTIDLKMDDEITCTFVNKKDTDNDGIPDDVDPTPNGVGTITIQKDITEMTTDQFRFSVVDHDSMPYGDPFTLDVNAGTSEIPEKETLLSVPVGSYTVTESETVGWKIFGVSCDNEQKNLTGNSSFTVDLVANLQDITCIVTNEPIDTDQDEIPDIRDNCPLDPNTNQQNTDANFENGDSLGDACDPDDDGDGIFDLPNGEEQPNPDNCQYVPNQDQTDTDGDGIGDACENDTDGDGILNETDNCPLVANPGQENGYGTSAGDACEDTDVDTILDARDNCPLDPNTNQQNTDANFENGDSLGDACDLDDDGDGFPDVANDQKPADNCQFVPNQDQTDTDGDGAGNACDLTPNGATKITIQKAVSQATTDQFTFSIVHDSVPYVDPFALDVNTDTETIPEVKTFESVPAGSYTITESATQGWTVDHTTCIKNNDAEHPINGTNPMTISLVLEDDITCTFTNAPVVVPPEVGTITIKKELTKGATNSDFKFSGDLGTFSLDLNVNDQANEDQKTFESKAVGSYTVKEENQTPGWKFSNISCIDDHDETPDVVVNNETRSVAMTLSDGHHMTCTFKNEPVEVPPENGPPPGGSPQVPPPSSGGGMVICPIPSLEPVYFDIYPVKGAELKNLSEISYSVTTGSPSTFSISVNGALQNITTTKLPNGGYHISADVSSLALNGNVQIVLTAGGTVLTGSGTSLQTKEICPKDAFYTVLISPTLQEEKNTQPGGEELFNTTEPGRLFSEEELKKTLTRGYAASVILDLLGKSAADVVPKRCYPDVSLNHPFVREICLAKELGLMQGYGNGLFRPDQQMTKAEAIKTIYKAIGRRYSPESPHKCADLVPGAWYILPMRESVKDGVLEVDSDNMCKPGEKITLAIFENMIKVFSQYF